A window of Diospyros lotus cultivar Yz01 chromosome 14, ASM1463336v1, whole genome shotgun sequence contains these coding sequences:
- the LOC127790131 gene encoding embryonic protein DC-8-like has protein sequence MREILAFEVKWSRAPVLDVEFSRFVYKGGEVGADTEYEAGRKLQELKLQQEGNEYDDEDRRRAEADWETTANRGTAARSNIYGAKGSVEEAIEEKLTMPTDIVKETRSASEYGGPKRAEVAKVLVDVEETPGRSCNLRPRRRG, from the exons CTCCTGTACTTGATGTGGAATTTTCTCGTTTTGTTTACAAGGGTGGAGAAGTTGGGGCTGACACCGAGTATGAAGCCGGAAGGAAGTTGCAGGAACTGAAGCTGCAACAGGAGGGAAACGAATACGATGATGAAGATAGAAGGAGAGCCGAGGCAGACTGGGAAACTACAGCCAACAG GGGCACGGCAGCAAGGAGCAACATATACGGTGCCAAGGGCAGCGTGGAAGAGGCCATCGAGGAGAAGCTCACAATGCCGACCGACATTGTGAAGGAGACCCGCTCGGCAAGCGAGTACGGCGGCCCCAAGAGGGCGGAGGTGGCGAAGGTGCTGGTGGACGTGGAGGAGACACCCGGCCGAAGCTGCAACCTCAGACCTCGACGACGAGGATGA
- the LOC127789947 gene encoding uncharacterized protein LOC127789947, with translation MDEKNVNLHHRRAEEVEEDEEDGSESSDYTSEDEGTEEYRRGGYHAVRVGDTFKNGQYVVQSKLGWGHFSTVWLAWDTLKSRYVALKVQKSAQHYTEAAMDEITILQQIADGDPEDKKCVVKLLDHFKHSGPNGQHVCMVFEYLGDNLLTLIKYTDYRGLPIQRVKEICYHILVGLDYLHRQLSIIHTDLKPENVLLLSMIDPTKDPRCSGVPLILPNRNRSVFETSIAKDVKTSNGDLTKNQKKKIKRKAKRAAQGCVGKEASTESGTEPETSGGVEIPNNSNSNVGSAEDQPAGSVKENMLSKEDGMKSSGKGNQGHKRGSRSARQKLLALVDLKCKLVDFGNACWTYKQFTNDIQTRQYRCPEVILGSKYSTSADLWSFACICFELTTGDVLFDPHSGDNFDRDEDHLALMMELLGMMPRKIALGGRYSRDFFNRYGDLRHIRRLRFWTLNKVLMEKYEFSEQDANDTADFLVPILDFVPEKRPTAAQCLLHPWISSGPRFLEPSVPSRQSQSANTEDSEEKKRDKEEREAMEVGMGNIDINTDSKQVKDPEVAIGSSSR, from the exons ATGGATGAGAAGAATGTGAATCTTCATCACCGTCGGGCGGAGGAAGTGGAGGAGGACGAGGAGGATGGGAGCGAGAGCAGCGACTACACGTCGGAGGACGAAGGGACGGAGGAGTACCGCCGGGGTGGCTATCACGCCGTCCGAGTCGGCGACACCTTCAAGAACGGCCAGTATGTTGTCCAGAGCAAGCTTGGCTGGGGACACTTCTCCACCGTCTGGCTCGCTTGGGACACTCTCAAGTCC CGGTATGTAGCCCTGAAAGTGCAAAAGAGTGCTCAGCATTACACAGAGGCAGCAATGGATGAGATTACCATCTTGCAACAGATTGCAGATGGTGACCCAGAGGATAAGAAATGTGTAGTGAAGCTTTTGGATCATTTTAAGCACTCAGGTCCAAATGGACAACATGTCTGTATGGTTTTTGAGTATTTGGGGGATAATCTACTTACACTTATCAAGTACACTGATTATCGTGGGTTGCCTATTCAAAGAGTCAAGGAGATATGCTACCATATTTTAGTGGGTTTGGATTACCTGCACAGACAACTCTCAATTATACACACTGATTTGAAACCAGAGAATGTCTTGTTGCTATCCATGATTGATCCAACTAAGGATCCTAGATGTTCTGGTGTTCCTCTTATTCTTCCTAACAGGAATAGGTCTGTTTTTGAGACTAGTATTGCCAAAGATGTCAAGACATCCAATGGGGATTTGACaaagaatcaaaagaaaaagataaaaagaaaggCCAAGCGTGCTGCTCAGGGTTGTGTGGGGAAGGAAGCTTCAACAGAATCTGGGACAGAACCTGAAACATCTGGTGGTGTAGAAATCCCTAACAACTCAAATTCAAATGTGGGTTCTGCAGAAGACCAGCCTGCTGGTTCtgtcaaagaaaatatgttgtCGAAAGAAGATGGGATGAAGAGCAGTGGGAAAGGAAATCAAGGCCATAAAAGAGGGAGCCGATCTGCAAGGCAGAAGCTGTTGGCATTAGTTGATCTCAAATGCAAATTAGTTGACTTTGGGAATGCTTGTTGGACATACAAACAATTTACAAATGACATTCAAACGAGGCAGTACAGGTGTCCTGAGGTCATCCTGGGGTCTAAATATTCTACTTCTGCAGACCTTTGGTCTTTTGCTTGCATCTGTTTTGAGCTCACAACAGGCGATGTTCTTTTTGATCCTCATAGTGGTGACAACTTTGATAGAGATGAG gacCACTTAGCGTTGATGATGGAGCTTCTCGGAATGATGCCACGAAAG ATTGCACTAGGGGGCCGTTATTCCAGGGATTTCTTCAACAGATATGGGGATCTAAGGCACATCCGCCGCTTGCGTTTCTGGACCCTAAACAAGGTTTTGATGGAGAAATACGAATTTAGCGAGCAAGATGCAAATGACACGGCCGACTTCCTGGTTCCCATACTTGATTTTGTCCCGGAGAAGCGACCAACAGCAGCACAATGCCTGCTTCATCCATGGATTAGTTCAGGTCCTCGCTTTTTAGAGCCTTCAGTGCCATCTCGTCAATCTCAATCTGCTAATACTGAAGATTCAGAGGAAAAGAAGCGGGACAAAGAGGAGAGGGAAGCCATGGAGGTCGGAATGGGGAATATCGACATCAATACAGACTCCAAACAGGTTAAAGATCCTGAGGTAGCCATAGGAAGTTCATCGAGGTAG
- the LOC127789949 gene encoding uncharacterized protein LOC127789949 codes for MDEKNVSLHHHGAAEVGEEENGIGSSDCTSEGEGTEENEIGSSDCTSEDERTEAYRWGGYDAVRVGDTFKSGQYVVQSKLGWGFFSTVWLAWDTLKSRYVALKVQKSARHYTRAAMDEITILQQITDGDPDDKKCVVKLLDHFEHSGPHGQHVCMVFDYLGDNLRTLIEYTDYRGLGFPIQRVKEICYYILVGLDYLHKQHSIIHNDLKPENILLCMIDPSKDPRCSGVPLILPPAKANMLSKDDGMKGEGNGNQFHKRGSQSARQNLLALVDLKCKLVDFGNACWTYKQFTNVVQEGPYWCPEVFLGSTYSTSADLWSFACICFELATGNFLFDPYGVDKLDRDKDHLALMMELLGKMPRKAALGGRYSRNFFNRYGDLSHSRCLRFWPLNKVLMEKYKFSEQDANDMADFLVPILDFAPGKRPTAAQCILHPWISSGPRLLEPSVPSPQSQAAGTADSEKKKRHKE; via the exons ATGGATGAAAAGAATGTGAGTCTTCATCACCATGGGGCGGCGGAAGTGGGGGAGGAGGAGAATGGGATCGGGAGCAGCGACTGCACGTCGGAGGGCGAAGGGACTGAGGAGAATGAGATCGGGAGCAGCGACTGCACGTCGGAGGATGAAAGGACGGAGGCTTACCGATGGGGCGGCTATGACGCCGTCCGAGTCGGTGACACCTTCAAGAGCGGCCAGTATGTTGTTCAGAGCAAGCTCGGGTGGGGATTTTTCTCCACCGTCTGGCTCGCTTGGGATACTCTCAAGTCC CGGTATGTAGCGCTGAAAGTGCAAAAGAGCGCTCGGCATTACACGAGGGCAGCAATGGATGAGATTACCATCTTGCAACAGATTACAGATGGTGACCCAGATGATAAGAAGTGTGTAGTGAAGCTTCTGGATCATTTTGAGCACTCAGGTCCACATGGACAGCATGTTTGTATGGTTTTTGATTATTTGGGGGATAATCTACGTACACTTATCGAGTACACAGATTACCGTGGGCTTGGGTTTCCTATTCAAAGAGTCAAGGAGATATGCTACTATATTTTAGTGGGTTTGGATTACCTGCACAAACAACACTCAATCATACACAATGATTTGAAACCAGAAAACATCTTGTTATGCATGATTGATCCATCTAAGGATCCTAGATGTTCTGGTGTTCCTCTCATTCTTCCTCCTGCCAAAGCAAATATGTTGTCAAAAGATGATGGGATGAAGGGCGAAGGGAATGGAAATCAATTTCATAAAAGAGGAAGCCAATCTGCAAGGCAGAATCTGTTGGCATTGGTTGATCTCAAATGCAAATTGGTTGACTTTGGTAATGCTTGTTGGACTTACAAACAATTTACAAATGTTGTTCAAGAGGGGCCATATTGGTGTCCTGAGGTCTTCCTGGGGTCTACATATTCTACTTCAGCAGATCTCTGGTCTTTTGCTTGCATCTGTTTTGAGCTTGCAACCGGCAATTTTCTTTTTGATCCTTATGGCGTTGACAAGTTAGACCGAGATAAG GACCACTTAGCATTGATGATGGAACTTCTTGGAAAGATGCCACGAAAG GCTGCATTGGGGGGCCGTTATTCCAGAAATTTCTTCAACAGGTATGGTGATCTAAGTCACAGCCGGTGCTTGCGTTTCTGGCCCCTAAATAAGGTCTTGATGGAGAAATACAAATTTAGCGAGCAAGATGCAAATGACATGGCTGACTTCCTGGTTCCCATACTTGATTTTGCCCCGGGTAAGCGACCAACAGCAGCCCAATGCATACTTCATCCATGGATTAGTTCAGGCCCTCGCCTTTTAGAGCCCTCAGTGCCATCTCCTCAATCTCAAGCTGCTGGTACTGCAGATTCTGAGAAAAAGAAGCGCCACAAAGAGTAG